The Mesorhizobium loti genome includes a region encoding these proteins:
- a CDS encoding GntR family transcriptional regulator — MTYGAANLNDAAAGPKSTLASTVYQQLRDDLLGGVLEAESKLRVEWVVSKYGAGASPVREALNRLASEGLLGRHDQRGFFIMPVSASELEELTRTRCWLEERALRESIAHRTAEWEEQLVLALHRLGRASRLSPQNLFSLNPDWERLHRIFHRVLISACRSQWLVGFCDQLSDHAYRYRQMANDGEGVQRDDFGEHRLIAECALDGNADGAVEALINHYQLTAAMCMERFEQDEVAKAMAGKAERARR, encoded by the coding sequence GTGACATACGGAGCTGCCAATCTGAACGACGCCGCCGCAGGACCCAAGAGCACGCTTGCCAGCACGGTCTATCAGCAATTGCGTGACGACCTTCTCGGTGGTGTTCTTGAAGCCGAGAGCAAGCTGCGGGTCGAATGGGTGGTCTCCAAATATGGGGCTGGCGCTTCCCCTGTCCGCGAGGCTCTCAATCGCCTCGCTTCGGAAGGGCTTCTCGGCCGGCACGACCAGCGTGGCTTCTTCATCATGCCGGTCAGCGCGTCGGAACTCGAGGAGCTGACACGTACCCGCTGCTGGCTGGAGGAGCGAGCGCTTCGCGAATCCATCGCCCACCGCACCGCCGAATGGGAGGAACAGCTCGTCCTGGCGCTGCATCGCCTGGGGCGCGCGTCACGTCTTTCGCCGCAAAATCTCTTCTCGCTCAATCCCGATTGGGAGCGGCTGCATCGCATCTTCCACAGGGTGCTGATTTCGGCCTGCCGGTCGCAATGGTTGGTGGGGTTCTGCGACCAGCTTTCCGATCACGCCTATCGCTACCGGCAAATGGCCAATGATGGCGAAGGCGTCCAGCGCGACGATTTCGGCGAACATCGCCTGATCGCCGAATGTGCCCTGGACGGCAATGCCGATGGTGCGGTCGAGGCACTGATCAACCACTACCAGCTGACCGCCGCCATGTGCATGGAACGCTTCGAGCAGGACGAAGTTGCAAAGGCGATGGCCGGCAAGGCCGAACGCGCCCGGCGATAG
- a CDS encoding ribulose-phosphate 3-epimerase, with protein sequence MSRKTLIAPSVLASDFSRLGDEVEAVAAAGADWIHLDVMDGHFVPNITFGPPVIKAIRNRTKAFFDCHLMIAPADPYLAAFAEAGCDGLTVHAEAGPHLDRSLQTIRNLGKKAGVSLNPATPESVVEYVLDRLDLILIMTVNPGFGGQAFIPAVVDKVKRVKALIGSRPIRIEIDGGVSAETAPLVTAAGADVLVAGAAIFKGGSVEAYRQNIQAIRTAADNAAG encoded by the coding sequence ATGAGCAGAAAAACCTTGATCGCACCATCGGTGCTGGCATCGGATTTTTCCAGGCTCGGCGATGAGGTCGAAGCGGTGGCGGCGGCCGGCGCCGACTGGATACATCTCGATGTGATGGACGGGCACTTTGTCCCCAACATCACCTTTGGCCCGCCGGTGATCAAGGCGATCCGCAACCGCACCAAGGCCTTCTTCGACTGCCATCTGATGATTGCCCCCGCCGACCCCTATCTGGCCGCTTTCGCCGAGGCCGGCTGCGACGGCTTGACCGTGCATGCCGAGGCCGGGCCGCATCTCGACCGCTCGCTGCAGACCATCAGGAACCTTGGCAAGAAGGCCGGAGTGTCGCTCAATCCGGCAACGCCTGAAAGCGTGGTCGAATATGTGCTCGACCGGCTCGACCTGATCCTGATCATGACCGTCAATCCGGGCTTTGGCGGCCAGGCCTTCATTCCGGCTGTTGTCGACAAGGTGAAGCGGGTCAAGGCGCTGATTGGCTCCCGGCCGATCCGCATCGAGATCGACGGCGGTGTTTCAGCCGAAACGGCGCCGCTGGTCACCGCTGCCGGCGCCGACGTGCTGGTGGCTGGCGCCGCCATTTTCAAAGGCGGCAGTGTCGAAGCCTACCGGCAAAACATCCAGGCGATCAGAACGGCAGCCGACAACGCAGCCGGCTAA
- the dnaK gene encoding molecular chaperone DnaK, whose protein sequence is MAKVIGIDLGTTNSCIAIMDGKEPKVIENAEGARTTPSIVAISGDDERLVGQPAKRQAVTNPENTIFAVKRLIGRRYDDPVTEKDKKLVPYKIVKGDNGDAWVEAGGRKQSPSQISAMILQKMKETAEAYLGEKVEKAVITVPAYFNDAQRQATKDAGKIAGLEVLRIINEPTAAALAYGLDKKEGKTIAVYDLGGGTFDISVLEIGDGVFEVKSTNGDTFLGGEDFDMRLVEYLAAEFKKEQGIDLKNDKLALQRLKEAAEKAKIELSSTTQTEINLPFITADATGPKHLTLKLTRAKFEQLVDDLVQRTIAPCKAALKDAGLKAGEIDEVVLVGGMTRMPKIQEIVKQFFGKEPHKGVNPDEVVALGAAIQAGVLQGDVKDVLLLDVTPLSLGIETLGGVFTRLIERNTTIPTKKSQVFSTAEDSQSAVTIRVFQGEREMAADNKALGQFDLVGIPPAPRGVPQIEVTFDIDANGIVNVSAKDKGTGKEHQIRIQASGGLSDADIEKMVKDAEANAETDKKRRALVEARNQAEALLHSSEKSLKEYGDKVSEGDRTAIADAITALKAATEGDDAADIEAKSQALAEASMKLGQAMYEASQKEAAEADAKADAAKDSDVVDADFEEIDEDDDKKKSA, encoded by the coding sequence ATGGCAAAAGTAATCGGTATCGATCTCGGCACCACCAACTCCTGTATCGCCATCATGGATGGCAAGGAGCCGAAGGTGATCGAGAATGCGGAAGGCGCGCGCACGACGCCTTCCATCGTCGCCATCAGCGGCGACGACGAACGTCTCGTCGGCCAGCCGGCCAAGCGCCAGGCGGTCACCAATCCTGAAAACACCATCTTCGCGGTCAAGCGCCTGATCGGCCGCCGCTATGACGATCCGGTGACGGAGAAGGACAAGAAGCTTGTCCCCTACAAGATCGTCAAGGGCGACAATGGCGATGCCTGGGTCGAGGCCGGCGGCAGGAAGCAGTCGCCCTCGCAGATCTCGGCCATGATCCTGCAGAAGATGAAGGAGACGGCGGAAGCCTATCTCGGCGAGAAGGTCGAGAAGGCGGTCATCACCGTTCCGGCCTATTTCAACGACGCCCAGCGCCAGGCAACCAAGGACGCCGGCAAGATCGCCGGCCTTGAAGTGCTGCGCATCATCAATGAGCCGACGGCTGCGGCGCTTGCCTACGGCCTCGACAAGAAGGAAGGCAAGACCATTGCCGTCTACGACCTTGGCGGCGGCACGTTCGACATTTCGGTGCTCGAAATCGGCGACGGCGTGTTCGAGGTCAAGTCGACCAATGGCGACACCTTCCTCGGCGGCGAGGATTTCGACATGCGCCTGGTCGAATATCTGGCGGCCGAGTTCAAGAAGGAACAGGGTATCGACCTGAAGAACGACAAGCTCGCCCTGCAGCGCCTCAAGGAGGCGGCTGAAAAGGCCAAGATCGAGCTGTCGTCGACCACGCAGACCGAAATCAACCTGCCCTTCATCACCGCCGACGCGACCGGGCCGAAGCACCTGACGCTGAAGCTGACGCGCGCCAAGTTCGAACAGCTGGTCGACGACCTGGTCCAGCGCACGATTGCCCCTTGCAAGGCAGCGCTCAAGGATGCCGGCCTGAAGGCCGGCGAGATCGACGAAGTCGTCCTGGTCGGCGGCATGACCCGCATGCCCAAGATCCAGGAGATCGTGAAGCAGTTCTTCGGCAAAGAGCCGCACAAGGGCGTCAATCCCGATGAGGTCGTCGCTCTCGGCGCCGCCATCCAGGCCGGCGTGCTGCAGGGCGACGTCAAGGACGTGCTGTTGCTCGACGTGACGCCGCTGTCGCTCGGCATCGAGACGCTGGGTGGCGTGTTCACCCGCCTGATCGAACGCAACACGACGATCCCGACCAAGAAGAGCCAGGTGTTCTCGACGGCCGAGGACAGTCAGTCGGCCGTGACCATCCGGGTCTTCCAGGGTGAGCGCGAAATGGCCGCCGACAACAAGGCGCTCGGCCAGTTCGACCTGGTCGGCATCCCGCCGGCGCCGCGTGGCGTGCCGCAGATCGAGGTCACCTTCGACATCGACGCCAACGGTATCGTCAACGTTTCGGCCAAGGACAAGGGCACCGGCAAGGAGCACCAGATCCGCATTCAGGCATCGGGTGGTCTTTCGGACGCCGACATCGAGAAGATGGTCAAGGACGCCGAGGCCAATGCCGAGACCGACAAGAAGCGGCGCGCGCTGGTCGAAGCCCGCAATCAGGCCGAAGCGCTGCTGCATTCCTCGGAGAAGTCGCTGAAGGAATATGGCGACAAGGTTTCGGAAGGCGACCGCACGGCAATTGCCGATGCGATCACCGCGCTGAAGGCCGCGACCGAAGGCGATGACGCGGCCGACATCGAGGCCAAGAGCCAGGCGCTCGCCGAGGCTTCGATGAAGCTTGGCCAGGCCATGTACGAGGCTTCGCAGAAGGAAGCGGCGGAAGCCGATGCCAAGGCGGACGCCGCCAAGGACAGTGACGTGGTCGATGCCGATTTCGAGGAAATCGACGAGGACGACGACAAGAAGAAGTCGGCCTGA
- a CDS encoding SAM-dependent methyltransferase, whose translation MTRGPGLRKALVEKFDDELKFFKGWIDKPKTVGSIVPTSSITARKMASIVNPKSGLPVLEVGPGTGVITRAILALGVRPENLYAVEYNTDFVRHLRRLYPGVNVIEGDAFNLNATLGDKSGMIFDSVVSGVPLLNFPVAQRIAYIESLLDRIPAGRPIVQLTYGPMSPIPAGRGNYTVKHFDFIFRNIPPTQLWIYRREAH comes from the coding sequence ATGACACGTGGCCCTGGACTGCGGAAGGCGCTTGTCGAAAAGTTCGACGACGAACTCAAATTCTTCAAGGGCTGGATCGACAAGCCGAAGACGGTCGGCTCGATCGTGCCGACCAGTTCGATCACCGCCCGCAAGATGGCTTCGATCGTCAATCCGAAATCCGGCCTGCCGGTGCTCGAGGTCGGCCCCGGCACCGGCGTCATCACCCGCGCCATCCTCGCCCTGGGCGTGCGGCCAGAAAACCTTTACGCGGTCGAATACAACACGGATTTCGTGCGCCATTTGCGGCGGCTTTATCCCGGCGTCAACGTCATCGAGGGCGACGCCTTCAACCTCAACGCCACGCTTGGCGACAAGAGCGGGATGATCTTCGATTCCGTCGTTTCGGGCGTGCCGCTGCTCAACTTTCCGGTCGCCCAGCGCATCGCCTATATCGAGAGCCTGCTCGACCGCATCCCGGCCGGACGGCCGATCGTGCAGCTGACCTATGGCCCGATGTCGCCGATCCCGGCTGGGCGCGGCAACTACACGGTCAAGCATTTCGATTTCATCTTCCGCAACATCCCGCCGACGCAGCTGTGGATCTACCGGCGCGAGGCTCATTGA
- a CDS encoding NAD(P)H-dependent oxidoreductase — protein sequence MAVIPKILVFAGSVRSGAYSGRTADVAQKELAVQGAEVTRISLADYPLPILDEDLEKEKGVPENAVKLGRLIATHDGLLIATPEYNGSIPPLLKNTIDWVSRVRRDAGRPIRPLAGKAAGLCSSSNGHFAGIRCINHLRAVLVRCQMEVVTPECSVPEGGDAFDEDGDFRDERLHKSMEHLCRTLIETSRMLSTRIEA from the coding sequence ATGGCAGTGATCCCGAAAATCCTGGTCTTCGCCGGCTCGGTGCGCAGCGGCGCCTACAGCGGCAGGACCGCTGACGTGGCGCAGAAGGAACTTGCCGTGCAGGGCGCCGAGGTGACCCGCATCTCGCTCGCCGACTATCCCTTGCCGATCCTCGACGAGGATCTGGAAAAGGAAAAGGGCGTTCCTGAAAACGCCGTTAAACTCGGCCGTCTCATCGCCACCCATGACGGGCTGCTGATCGCCACGCCGGAGTATAACGGCTCCATCCCGCCACTGCTGAAGAACACGATCGACTGGGTGAGCCGGGTGCGCAGGGATGCTGGCCGGCCGATCAGGCCGCTGGCCGGCAAGGCCGCCGGCCTCTGCTCATCCTCCAACGGCCACTTTGCCGGCATCCGCTGCATCAACCATCTGCGCGCCGTTCTGGTGCGCTGCCAGATGGAGGTGGTGACACCGGAGTGCTCGGTGCCGGAGGGCGGCGACGCCTTCGACGAGGACGGCGATTTCCGCGACGAAAGACTGCACAAATCGATGGAGCACCTATGCCGCACGCTGATCGAAACCTCGCGCATGCTGTCCACCCGGATCGAGGCATGA
- the pyrF gene encoding orotidine-5'-phosphate decarboxylase: MIADSMRDRLIVGLDVPTVKQAEQAVRELDGVVSFYKIGYQLAFAGGLDFARELASGGTKIFLDMKLLDIDHTVAKGVENIVKMGMTMLTIHAYPKAMRAAVEAARGSDLCLLAVSVLTSMDEQDMIDAGYEYDPHTLVLRRSEQALHAGMGGIVCSAEEAEAVRRIAGPDLAVVTPGIRPTGSDHGDQKRVVTPGQAIRNGSSHLVVGRPIVAAANKREAAEAILNEMRSA; encoded by the coding sequence ATGATCGCCGATAGCATGCGCGACCGGCTCATCGTCGGCCTCGACGTGCCGACCGTGAAGCAAGCCGAGCAGGCGGTGCGCGAGCTCGACGGCGTCGTCTCCTTCTACAAGATCGGTTACCAACTGGCCTTCGCCGGCGGGCTCGACTTCGCCCGAGAACTCGCCAGCGGCGGGACAAAAATCTTCCTAGACATGAAGCTGCTCGACATCGACCACACGGTGGCCAAGGGCGTCGAGAACATCGTCAAGATGGGCATGACCATGCTGACCATCCACGCCTATCCAAAGGCGATGCGGGCGGCGGTGGAAGCAGCGCGCGGCAGTGACCTTTGCCTGCTTGCGGTCAGTGTGCTGACCTCGATGGACGAGCAGGACATGATCGACGCGGGCTATGAATATGACCCGCACACACTGGTGCTGCGGCGCTCGGAACAGGCACTGCATGCCGGCATGGGCGGCATCGTCTGCTCGGCCGAGGAAGCGGAAGCGGTACGCCGCATCGCCGGGCCCGACCTGGCAGTGGTCACACCGGGCATCCGGCCCACGGGCAGCGACCATGGCGACCAGAAGCGCGTGGTGACGCCGGGCCAAGCGATCCGCAACGGCTCCAGCCACCTCGTCGTCGGCCGGCCGATCGTCGCGGCGGCCAACAAACGGGAAGCGGCCGAAGCCATCCTCAACGAGATGCGCTCGGCCTGA
- a CDS encoding DUF1330 domain-containing protein, protein MPKGYWIARVDVRDAEGYKDYVAAAKPAFERFGAKFLARGGEHEKAEGPGRARNVIIEFESLAAAHDCYHSPEYQRAVAIRQKVADGEIVLVEGA, encoded by the coding sequence ATGCCCAAGGGATACTGGATCGCCCGCGTCGATGTGCGCGACGCTGAAGGCTACAAGGACTATGTCGCTGCTGCCAAGCCTGCCTTCGAGCGCTTCGGCGCGAAATTCCTGGCGCGCGGCGGCGAGCATGAAAAGGCCGAAGGACCCGGCCGCGCACGCAATGTCATCATCGAGTTCGAATCGCTCGCCGCGGCACATGATTGTTATCACTCGCCGGAATACCAGCGCGCGGTCGCCATCCGCCAGAAAGTCGCTGACGGCGAGATCGTTCTGGTCGAGGGCGCCTGA
- a CDS encoding helix-turn-helix transcriptional regulator, which yields MDADKVFKALGDPTRRRLLDLLCEQNGQTLSQLCENLDMARQSATQHLDLLEAANLVSTVKRGREKLHFINPVPLHEVYERWVRKFERQRLSLLHDLKQELEGEDQ from the coding sequence ATGGACGCCGACAAGGTTTTCAAAGCGCTGGGCGACCCGACACGCAGAAGGCTGCTTGACCTTCTGTGTGAGCAGAACGGGCAGACGCTCAGTCAGCTTTGCGAAAACCTGGACATGGCCAGGCAATCCGCCACCCAGCACCTCGACCTGCTGGAGGCGGCCAATCTGGTGAGCACGGTCAAGCGCGGCCGCGAGAAGCTGCATTTCATCAACCCCGTGCCGCTGCACGAAGTCTACGAGCGCTGGGTGCGGAAATTCGAACGGCAGCGGCTCAGCCTGCTGCACGACCTGAAGCAAGAACTCGAAGGAGAGGACCAATGA
- a CDS encoding polyketide cyclase gives MTTKETTSFVYVTYIRSTPQKVFEAIIKPDVARRYWGHENVSDWKAGSKWEHIRANDERTVELVGKVVEISPPTRLVITWANASQADDPSKTSRVTFAIEEYDTMVRLTVSHDELEAGSGMAKGVSQGWPAVLSSLKSFLETGNGIDLFAKPKSALIAAGE, from the coding sequence ATGACGACCAAAGAGACCACGAGCTTTGTCTACGTGACCTATATCCGCTCGACGCCGCAAAAGGTGTTCGAGGCCATAATCAAGCCCGATGTCGCAAGGCGCTATTGGGGCCACGAGAACGTCTCCGACTGGAAGGCGGGATCGAAATGGGAACACATCCGCGCCAATGACGAACGGACCGTCGAACTGGTCGGCAAGGTCGTCGAGATCTCGCCGCCGACCCGCCTCGTCATCACCTGGGCCAACGCTTCGCAGGCCGACGATCCGTCGAAAACCAGCCGGGTGACGTTCGCCATCGAGGAATACGACACCATGGTGCGGCTGACCGTCAGCCATGACGAACTCGAAGCCGGCAGCGGCATGGCGAAGGGCGTCAGCCAGGGTTGGCCGGCCGTTCTCTCCAGCCTGAAATCCTTCCTGGAAACCGGCAACGGCATCGATCTGTTCGCCAAGCCGAAATCAGCCCTGATCGCAGCGGGAGAATGA
- a CDS encoding GFA family protein produces MTKRYIGGCACGAIRYETSGEPIFQNHCQCIDCQKRSGTGHGSYMTFGRRADMAITGEASTWRVAGASGNEKIHAFCPTCGTPVYLTFVAMPEFIAINATSLDDPDQFNPQAVTYTIRGHAWDIMDPSLQAFERMPRG; encoded by the coding sequence ATGACCAAGCGCTATATCGGCGGCTGTGCATGCGGCGCGATCCGCTATGAAACCAGCGGCGAGCCCATCTTTCAGAACCACTGCCAATGCATCGATTGCCAGAAGCGCTCAGGCACGGGCCATGGATCCTATATGACCTTCGGCCGGCGCGCCGACATGGCAATCACCGGCGAGGCGAGCACCTGGCGGGTGGCGGGCGCCAGCGGCAACGAAAAGATCCACGCCTTCTGCCCAACCTGCGGGACGCCGGTCTACCTGACATTCGTCGCCATGCCGGAGTTCATAGCGATCAACGCCACCAGCCTGGACGACCCGGACCAGTTCAATCCGCAGGCGGTCACCTACACCATCCGCGGCCATGCCTGGGACATTATGGATCCGTCCCTGCAGGCGTTCGAGCGAATGCCTCGGGGATAG
- a CDS encoding D-alanine:D-lactate ligase-like protein, whose product MPSRKPKLILVHEPEKACLDRLVADDHAPQRAIEIASYLAQSTDLAPEFDALAAACLERGLSFAAVPLDDAASVLASEHPSTTLVWTLTDGIAYFRGGAAPALARLGGFKTIGADDALFALCQDKFRSGAVLGALGLPVPRAGLARDGRWLVEPPASRAGWFVKPNRLGAKIGIWADSRCGDLGHALELSRRVFSAYRDDVVVQPYVAGRNVRASFLGLVPGAGVEALGVAFVDSGADFQTMADSLALYGDTGEAAKAAGHYAEPELVSVAASQPAADARIRAIAGRLISGLGLRDVFSIDLRVEADDTVHLIEFEVCPGLPCFDFRAYCRQQWGLELADAMAETAASRLIGQERRV is encoded by the coding sequence ATGCCAAGCCGCAAGCCGAAACTGATCCTCGTCCATGAGCCGGAAAAGGCTTGCCTGGACCGGCTGGTCGCCGACGATCATGCACCACAGCGCGCTATCGAAATCGCGTCCTATCTGGCGCAGTCGACCGACCTCGCCCCTGAATTCGATGCGCTTGCCGCAGCCTGCTTGGAGCGTGGTCTGTCCTTCGCAGCGGTGCCGCTGGACGACGCCGCGAGCGTGCTCGCCAGCGAGCACCCCAGCACAACGCTGGTCTGGACGCTGACCGACGGCATTGCCTATTTCCGGGGCGGCGCGGCGCCCGCTTTGGCGAGACTGGGCGGCTTCAAGACGATTGGCGCCGACGATGCGCTGTTCGCACTTTGCCAGGACAAGTTCCGCTCCGGCGCCGTGCTTGGCGCGCTCGGCCTGCCGGTGCCGCGGGCCGGTCTTGCGCGTGACGGGAGATGGCTGGTCGAGCCGCCAGCCTCGCGCGCCGGCTGGTTCGTCAAGCCCAACCGGCTCGGCGCCAAGATCGGCATCTGGGCGGATTCGCGCTGCGGCGATCTCGGTCACGCTTTGGAGCTCAGCCGGCGCGTCTTTTCGGCCTATCGCGATGATGTCGTCGTCCAGCCCTATGTCGCCGGCCGCAACGTGCGCGCCAGTTTCCTCGGCCTGGTGCCTGGCGCCGGAGTCGAAGCGCTTGGCGTCGCCTTTGTCGATTCAGGCGCCGATTTCCAGACCATGGCGGACAGCCTGGCGCTCTACGGCGACACTGGCGAGGCAGCGAAAGCGGCGGGACACTATGCCGAACCGGAACTCGTCTCGGTCGCCGCCAGCCAGCCGGCCGCCGACGCCAGGATTCGCGCGATCGCCGGGCGGCTGATAAGCGGGCTCGGCCTGCGCGACGTGTTTTCCATCGATCTCAGGGTAGAGGCCGACGACACCGTCCACCTCATCGAGTTCGAGGTCTGCCCCGGCCTGCCCTGCTTCGATTTCCGCGCCTATTGCCGCCAGCAATGGGGCCTCGAGCTTGCCGACGCCATGGCCGAAACCGCGGCCAGCCGGCTGATCGGCCAGGAGCGTCGCGTTTAA
- a CDS encoding SMP-30/gluconolactonase/LRE family protein, which yields MSEAIVSVFSDHVCQLGEGPSYDPAIDTLFWFDIVNSQLLEKRLSGGATTVHELGQMASAIAVIDEKRQLIAAETGLYVRDVATGKMTLHTSVEADNPVTRSNDSRVHPCGALWMGTMGKKEEKGAGSIYWFFKGELRRLFSDITVSNSICFSEDGTIAYYTDTSTGLLMRVACDPATGLPAGEPKVFVDHRSAKGYVDGSVLDRDGILWNAVWGGSVIEAYGPDGKRVRTVAMPVTQPSCPAFVGAKADRLAVTSAWSGKDEKQRLLDLQGGMTFLLDIPVNGRFEPRVLIA from the coding sequence ATGAGCGAAGCGATCGTTTCGGTTTTTTCCGATCACGTCTGCCAACTCGGCGAAGGGCCGAGCTACGATCCGGCCATCGATACGCTGTTCTGGTTCGACATCGTCAACAGCCAGCTTCTGGAAAAGCGGCTGTCCGGCGGCGCGACCACCGTCCATGAGCTCGGCCAAATGGCGAGCGCCATCGCCGTCATCGACGAGAAGCGCCAGCTGATCGCTGCCGAGACCGGCCTTTATGTCCGCGATGTCGCGACAGGCAAGATGACGCTGCACACGTCTGTCGAGGCCGACAATCCGGTCACGCGCTCCAACGATTCCCGGGTCCATCCCTGCGGCGCCCTGTGGATGGGCACGATGGGCAAGAAGGAGGAAAAGGGCGCCGGTTCGATCTACTGGTTTTTCAAGGGCGAACTGCGCCGCCTGTTTTCGGACATCACCGTGTCGAACTCGATCTGTTTTTCCGAAGATGGCACGATCGCCTACTACACCGACACCTCGACCGGGCTGCTGATGCGCGTCGCCTGCGACCCGGCGACCGGCCTGCCTGCCGGTGAGCCGAAGGTGTTCGTCGATCACCGCTCGGCCAAGGGCTATGTCGATGGGTCCGTGCTCGACCGCGACGGCATCCTGTGGAACGCCGTCTGGGGCGGCAGCGTCATCGAAGCCTATGGACCCGACGGCAAGCGCGTCCGCACGGTCGCCATGCCGGTGACGCAGCCATCCTGCCCGGCCTTTGTCGGCGCCAAGGCCGACCGGCTGGCGGTCACCTCCGCCTGGTCGGGCAAGGATGAGAAGCAGCGCCTGCTGGATCTGCAGGGCGGCATGACCTTTCTGCTCGATATTCCCGTCAACGGCCGCTTCGAGCCGCGTGTGCTGATCGCCTGA
- a CDS encoding 2-dehydro-3-deoxy-6-phosphogalactonate aldolase, with the protein MSQTAPFPKLKRGLVAILRGLKPSEAIAIGQALFDAGIEAIEVPLNSPEPFSSIARIVEVLPKTALVGAGTVLTPADVDGLHKAGGRLLVSPNIDAEVMARAMHYGMVTMPGVFTPTEAFLAIKLGASALKFFPASVLGAAGISAMRAVLPTQTVVGAVGGVSEKDFAGYKAAGVTAFGLGSSLFKPGMSVDEVAVRAQAAVTAWDAVFGEA; encoded by the coding sequence ATGAGCCAGACCGCACCTTTCCCAAAGCTCAAGCGCGGGCTGGTCGCCATCCTGCGCGGCCTCAAGCCGAGTGAAGCGATCGCAATAGGCCAGGCACTGTTTGACGCCGGCATCGAGGCGATCGAAGTGCCGCTCAACTCACCGGAGCCGTTTTCGTCGATCGCCCGGATTGTCGAAGTGCTTCCGAAAACAGCCCTGGTCGGCGCCGGCACGGTGCTGACGCCAGCCGATGTCGATGGCTTGCACAAGGCTGGCGGGCGGCTGCTGGTCAGCCCCAACATCGATGCCGAGGTGATGGCGCGTGCCATGCACTACGGCATGGTGACGATGCCCGGCGTGTTCACGCCGACCGAGGCCTTCCTGGCGATCAAGCTCGGCGCCTCGGCCCTGAAATTCTTCCCGGCGAGCGTGCTGGGTGCTGCCGGCATTTCCGCGATGCGCGCGGTGTTGCCGACGCAAACGGTGGTCGGCGCTGTCGGTGGCGTCTCCGAGAAAGATTTTGCCGGCTACAAGGCCGCCGGCGTGACGGCCTTCGGGCTGGGCTCCAGCCTGTTCAAGCCGGGCATGAGCGTCGACGAGGTGGCGGTGCGTGCGCAGGCTGCCGTCACGGCCTGGGATGCGGTGTTCGGAGAAGCATGA
- a CDS encoding 2-dehydro-3-deoxygalactonokinase yields MSQGFAGNAPAVAAVDWGTTRMRVWLIDGQGKVLAERRGDDGLITAQQKGFSTILEGHLAAMGAPEALPVIICGMAGSRQGWLEAPYVTVPAPLSAILAGAASVPGQSRDIRIVPGLAQRLTDAPDVMRGEETQLAGAGLPAKGRQLVCMPGTHSKWVLVEDGAVAGFGTWPTGELFSVLAAHSILRHSLGEHPKPVTSDNPFFRRWCETALGEGGDVTSRLFSIRAAGLLQDLKADDAAACLSGLLIGGEIAAASRRHGAGAEPVVLVASGALAALYHSALGLAGLEVRTVDADEAVRAGLVEAARENGMIARTGVTR; encoded by the coding sequence GTGAGCCAAGGGTTTGCCGGCAACGCGCCGGCGGTAGCCGCGGTCGACTGGGGCACGACCCGCATGCGGGTCTGGCTGATCGACGGGCAAGGCAAGGTGCTTGCCGAACGCCGCGGCGATGATGGCCTGATCACCGCCCAGCAAAAGGGCTTTTCGACCATCCTCGAAGGGCATCTGGCGGCGATGGGGGCGCCGGAGGCGCTGCCCGTCATCATCTGCGGCATGGCCGGTTCTCGCCAGGGTTGGCTGGAAGCGCCTTATGTCACCGTGCCGGCGCCGCTCAGTGCCATCCTGGCGGGTGCCGCCAGCGTGCCCGGCCAAAGCCGCGACATCCGCATCGTTCCGGGTCTTGCCCAGCGGCTGACTGACGCGCCCGACGTCATGCGCGGCGAGGAAACCCAGCTTGCCGGCGCCGGCCTGCCGGCCAAGGGACGCCAGCTGGTGTGCATGCCCGGCACCCATTCGAAATGGGTGCTGGTCGAGGACGGCGCCGTTGCCGGCTTCGGCACCTGGCCGACCGGCGAGCTGTTTTCCGTACTTGCCGCGCATTCGATCCTGCGCCATTCGCTCGGCGAGCACCCCAAGCCGGTCACATCGGACAATCCGTTCTTCCGCCGCTGGTGCGAAACCGCATTGGGCGAGGGCGGCGATGTCACCTCGCGGCTGTTTTCCATCCGCGCCGCCGGCCTGCTGCAGGACCTGAAAGCCGACGATGCCGCAGCCTGTCTGTCCGGCCTTCTGATCGGCGGCGAGATCGCCGCTGCCAGCCGCCGTCACGGCGCCGGTGCGGAACCCGTGGTGCTGGTTGCCTCCGGCGCGCTGGCCGCGCTCTACCACTCAGCACTTGGTCTTGCCGGGCTTGAGGTCCGGACCGTCGATGCCGACGAGGCGGTGCGTGCCGGTCTCGTCGAGGCGGCGCGCGAGAACGGCATGATCGCCAGAACCGGAGTTACCCGATGA